A stretch of Cicer arietinum cultivar CDC Frontier isolate Library 1 chromosome 5, Cicar.CDCFrontier_v2.0, whole genome shotgun sequence DNA encodes these proteins:
- the LOC101492892 gene encoding uncharacterized protein isoform X3 — MEYRGSKTKHFHYLTLKFFHPKRNLKKYVLICSSSQIPQVPSSILNLSIVFYSYLTLVQRARRYQIFVSYFVFLFGEKLPSMEREEGKQSSPKNPYTELEEVSLDFTLAIGLQEQGRTFTNLATIESENDDDFLEDEGSFIDDDDDDGEMEMEEDEIDPDELSYEELIELGELIGDEKRGLSANEISSCLNSYTSQTAESKSGIDRCVICQIEYEKGEALVALQCDHPYHKDCISKWLQIKKVCPICSNEVSTPNKAKNP, encoded by the exons ATGGAATATAGGGGATCCAAGACAAAGCATTTCCATTACTTGACATTGAAGTTTTTTCATCCCAAAAGAAATCTTAAAAAGTATGTTCTTATATGTTCATCCTCTCAAATACCTCAAGTGCCTTCTTCTATTCTCAATCTCTCAATTGTATTCTACTCATATTTAACACTCGTGCAACGTGCGAGGAGATATCAGATATTTGTaagttattttgtatttttatttggtGAAAAACTTCCTTCAATGGAACGTGAGGAGGGCAAACAATCATCCCCAAAAAATCCATATACTGAACTTGAGGAAGTTAGCTTAGATTTTACTCTAGCAATTGGGTTGCAAGAACAAGGGAGAACATTTACAAATCTAGCAACAATTGAAAGtgaaaatgatgatgat TTTCTTGAAGATGAAGGAAGCTTTATTGATGATGATGACGACGACGGCGAAATGGAAATGGAAGAAGATGAGATTGATCCAGATGAATTATCTTATGAAGAGTTGATTGAGTTAGGAGAGCTTATAGGAGATGAGAAGAGAGGATTATCAGCAAATGAAATCTCTTCCTGCCTAAACTCTTACACTTCCCAAACTGCTGAAAGCAAAAGTGGAATTGATCGTTGTGTGATTTGTCAGATTGAATATGAAAAAGGTGAAGCCTTAGTGGCACTTCAATGTGATCACCCTTATCATAAAGATTGCATTAGCAAATGGCTTCAAATTAAGAAGGTTTGTCCAATATGTAGCAATGAAGTATCAACTCCTAACAAGGCTAAGAACCCttga
- the LOC101492892 gene encoding uncharacterized protein isoform X1, giving the protein MEYRGSKTKHFHYLTLKFFHPKRNLKKYVLICSSSQIPQVPSSILNLSIVFYSYLTLVQRARRYQIFVSYFVFLFGEKLPSMEREEGKQSSPKNPYTELEEVSLDFTLAIGLQEQGRTFTNLATIESENDDDVSDSSFSNDDIGDADFSFSQEFETDLQFLEDEGSFIDDDDDDGEMEMEEDEIDPDELSYEELIELGELIGDEKRGLSANEISSCLNSYTSQTAESKSGIDRCVICQIEYEKGEALVALQCDHPYHKDCISKWLQIKKVCPICSNEVSTPNKAKNP; this is encoded by the coding sequence ATGGAATATAGGGGATCCAAGACAAAGCATTTCCATTACTTGACATTGAAGTTTTTTCATCCCAAAAGAAATCTTAAAAAGTATGTTCTTATATGTTCATCCTCTCAAATACCTCAAGTGCCTTCTTCTATTCTCAATCTCTCAATTGTATTCTACTCATATTTAACACTCGTGCAACGTGCGAGGAGATATCAGATATTTGTaagttattttgtatttttatttggtGAAAAACTTCCTTCAATGGAACGTGAGGAGGGCAAACAATCATCCCCAAAAAATCCATATACTGAACTTGAGGAAGTTAGCTTAGATTTTACTCTAGCAATTGGGTTGCAAGAACAAGGGAGAACATTTACAAATCTAGCAACAATTGAAAGtgaaaatgatgatgatgtaagTGACTCCTCATTTAGTAATGATGATATTGGTGATGCTGATTTTTCATTTAGTCAGGAGTTTGAAACCGATCTTCAGTTTCTTGAAGATGAAGGAAGCTTTATTGATGATGATGACGACGACGGCGAAATGGAAATGGAAGAAGATGAGATTGATCCAGATGAATTATCTTATGAAGAGTTGATTGAGTTAGGAGAGCTTATAGGAGATGAGAAGAGAGGATTATCAGCAAATGAAATCTCTTCCTGCCTAAACTCTTACACTTCCCAAACTGCTGAAAGCAAAAGTGGAATTGATCGTTGTGTGATTTGTCAGATTGAATATGAAAAAGGTGAAGCCTTAGTGGCACTTCAATGTGATCACCCTTATCATAAAGATTGCATTAGCAAATGGCTTCAAATTAAGAAGGTTTGTCCAATATGTAGCAATGAAGTATCAACTCCTAACAAGGCTAAGAACCCttga